In the genome of Acidimicrobiales bacterium, one region contains:
- a CDS encoding alpha/beta fold hydrolase: MSAHAGRVAVRGADLMVEIIGADGPAFVWCHGLMSSRAHEDQDGLFDWSAVVEQRWRWVRYDARGHGESRGTNNVAAYSWGELGRDLVGLADALGIPRFAAGGASMGCATVIEAALAAPDRIDRLVLVTPPAAWENHAAVAEHYRTNAAYVRSQGDDEGLLAVGVDVRPPILMSMPNSGSNLPAVHPDLLPAVLRGAAASDLPSADQLAQLQQPALILAWDTDPAHPLGTAEALAEILPRADLHVARTLRQIRDWPRLVSGFMGLA, encoded by the coding sequence ATGTCCGCTCATGCTGGGCGAGTCGCCGTGCGGGGCGCGGACCTGATGGTCGAGATCATCGGCGCAGACGGTCCCGCTTTCGTGTGGTGCCACGGGCTGATGAGCAGCCGCGCCCATGAGGACCAGGACGGGCTGTTCGACTGGAGCGCGGTGGTCGAGCAGCGCTGGCGCTGGGTCCGCTACGACGCCCGGGGCCACGGCGAGTCGCGCGGCACCAACAACGTGGCGGCGTACTCGTGGGGCGAGCTGGGGCGCGACCTGGTGGGCCTGGCCGACGCCCTCGGCATCCCCCGCTTCGCCGCCGGGGGCGCCTCGATGGGCTGCGCCACCGTGATCGAGGCCGCGCTCGCCGCCCCCGACCGCATCGACCGGCTCGTGCTGGTCACACCCCCGGCCGCCTGGGAGAACCACGCCGCCGTGGCCGAGCACTACCGCACCAACGCCGCCTACGTCCGCTCCCAGGGCGACGACGAGGGCCTGCTGGCGGTGGGCGTCGACGTCCGCCCGCCGATCCTGATGAGCATGCCCAACAGCGGCTCGAACCTCCCGGCGGTCCACCCGGACCTGTTGCCGGCGGTGCTGCGGGGCGCGGCGGCGTCGGACCTGCCGTCGGCCGACCAGCTGGCCCAGCTGCAGCAGCCGGCGCTGATCCTCGCCTGGGACACCGACCCCGCCCACCCGCTGGGCACCGCCGAGGCGCTGGCCGAGATCCTCCCCCGCGCCGACCTCCACGTCGCCCGCACCCTGCGCCAGATCCGCGACTGGCCCCGCCTGGTCAGCGGCTTCATGGGCCTCGCCTGA
- a CDS encoding SDR family oxidoreductase yields MPRTWSSALVTGASSGIGRAMARQLAAEGTGLVVVARDTARLEELAKEIAGASTTAPSVDVEVEVLTADLADPTQLADVEARLRDAGRPVDLLVNNAGFGTYGPFADLSIDGEEREIRVNVLAVVRLAHAALGAMRERGSGTILNVSSVAGLQATPGNATYGATKAFVASFSEALHEETLGSGVQVSMVLPGFTRTEFQERAGIGGRKIPSFAWQDAETCARQALDAARSNKPFFVPGLLNRTAAATLDLLPRGLTRRAAARFAQRL; encoded by the coding sequence ATGCCCAGGACGTGGTCTTCTGCGTTGGTGACCGGAGCTTCGTCGGGGATCGGGCGGGCGATGGCACGTCAGCTCGCCGCCGAGGGCACCGGGCTCGTGGTGGTGGCGCGCGACACGGCGCGGCTGGAGGAGCTGGCCAAGGAGATCGCCGGCGCCTCCACGACAGCGCCGTCGGTCGACGTCGAGGTCGAGGTCCTGACCGCCGATCTGGCCGACCCCACCCAGCTGGCGGACGTCGAGGCCCGGCTGCGTGACGCCGGCCGTCCCGTCGATCTGCTGGTGAACAACGCCGGCTTCGGCACCTACGGCCCGTTCGCCGACCTGTCGATCGACGGGGAGGAGCGGGAGATCCGGGTGAACGTGCTGGCCGTGGTGCGGCTGGCCCACGCCGCCTTGGGTGCGATGCGGGAACGGGGGAGCGGCACGATCCTCAACGTCTCGTCGGTGGCGGGCCTGCAGGCGACGCCGGGCAATGCCACCTACGGCGCCACCAAGGCGTTCGTCGCCAGCTTCAGCGAGGCGCTGCACGAGGAGACGTTGGGCTCCGGCGTGCAGGTGAGCATGGTGCTGCCGGGCTTCACCCGCACCGAGTTCCAGGAGCGGGCCGGCATCGGGGGCCGGAAGATCCCGTCGTTCGCCTGGCAGGACGCGGAGACCTGCGCCCGCCAGGCCCTCGACGCGGCCCGCTCCAACAAGCCCTTCTTCGTCCCCGGCCTCCTCAACCGCACCGCCGCCGCCACGCTCGACCTGCTCCCCCGCGGCCTCACCCGCCGCGCCGCCGCCCGCTTCGCCCAACGCCTCTAA
- a CDS encoding ATP-binding protein, with the protein MKPDATTPLGRVVPRRAEQLVADAMADTRVVLVAGARQSGKSTLVRQVAKGDDAEWRNLDRSATLQSAQSDPAGFVAFSDLMVIDEIQRAPELLLAIKEQVDTDIRPGRFLLTGSARVLGLRALPDALPGRMETIELWPFSQGEIDGRPERFVDALFSDGEKLRHSSSVTRHEYAERVVRGGFPEAVARTNARRRERFFDAYTTDLIARDVSQLSEIERTREMQALLRLVAARSGQLLVEHPLGSDIGLSASTVRRYLSLLEEVFLIKRIPAWSRNVSRRSVATPKVAFVDSGVATNLLGADDRALVRPGGQFGPLLEGFVLMELARQLTWSEERAELFHYRTKDKVEVDAVLENRRGQVVGIEVKASSTVRSDDFAGLRHLADRIGDDLVVGVVLYTGPETLSFGPRLRAMPVSALWELA; encoded by the coding sequence GTGAAGCCGGACGCCACCACCCCGCTCGGCAGGGTCGTCCCTCGACGCGCCGAGCAGCTCGTCGCCGACGCCATGGCCGACACGCGCGTGGTGCTGGTGGCCGGGGCACGGCAGTCCGGCAAGAGCACCTTGGTCCGCCAGGTCGCCAAGGGGGACGACGCCGAGTGGCGCAACCTCGACCGGTCGGCGACGCTCCAGTCCGCCCAATCGGACCCAGCCGGGTTCGTCGCCTTCTCCGACCTCATGGTGATCGACGAGATCCAGCGGGCGCCGGAGCTACTGCTGGCGATCAAGGAGCAGGTCGACACCGACATACGGCCCGGGCGCTTCCTCCTGACCGGCTCGGCACGCGTCCTCGGCCTGCGAGCCCTCCCCGACGCTCTACCGGGCCGCATGGAGACGATCGAGCTCTGGCCCTTCTCCCAGGGTGAGATCGACGGTCGGCCGGAGAGGTTCGTCGACGCCCTGTTCTCCGACGGCGAGAAGCTCCGGCACTCGTCGTCGGTGACGCGGCACGAGTATGCGGAGCGTGTCGTGCGCGGTGGCTTCCCCGAGGCCGTGGCACGAACGAACGCCCGGCGGCGGGAGCGGTTCTTCGACGCCTACACGACGGACCTCATCGCCCGTGACGTGAGCCAGCTGTCGGAGATCGAGCGGACCCGGGAGATGCAGGCACTGCTGCGCCTGGTCGCGGCACGCTCCGGCCAACTGTTGGTGGAGCATCCTCTGGGCAGCGACATCGGGCTTTCCGCCAGCACGGTGCGTCGCTATCTGAGCCTCCTGGAGGAGGTCTTCCTCATCAAGCGGATCCCGGCGTGGTCGCGCAACGTGAGTCGTCGCTCCGTTGCGACCCCGAAGGTCGCCTTCGTCGACTCGGGCGTCGCGACGAACCTCCTCGGCGCCGACGATCGCGCCCTCGTCCGACCAGGAGGTCAGTTCGGCCCGCTCCTCGAAGGATTCGTCCTGATGGAGCTGGCGCGCCAGCTGACGTGGTCGGAGGAGCGGGCCGAGCTGTTCCACTACCGCACCAAGGACAAGGTCGAGGTCGACGCCGTGCTGGAGAACCGGCGAGGGCAGGTCGTCGGCATCGAGGTCAAGGCGTCATCCACCGTTCGCTCCGACGACTTCGCCGGCCTCCGCCACCTCGCCGACCGCATCGGGGACGATCTCGTCGTCGGCGTCGTCCTCTACACCGGGCCCGAAACCCTCTCCTTCGGCCCCCGTCTCCGGGCGATGCCGGTGAGCGCTCTTTGGGAGCTCGCCTAG
- the glpX gene encoding class II fructose-bisphosphatase: MTDKQRPDRNLALELVRVTEAAALAASRWMGRGDKNGADGAAVDAMRIVLDSVPMDGIVVIGEGEKDEAPMLFNGEQVGGGTGPATDIAVDPVEGTTLTALGRGNAISVIAVSERGTMFNPGPCVYMEKIAVGPEAVGSVDIAKTPTENLHAVAKAKGESVRDVTAVILDRERHQPLIEEVRAAGARIRLIQDGDVIGAVSTAWPDTGADVLFGIGGTPEGVIAAAALKCMGGEIQGRLWPRNDGERRAALDAGYDLEQVLTTDVLVAGDNCFFAVTGITDGEVLKGVHYAADSATTQSLVMRSKSGTVRLVSATHRLAKLANFSSIDFA, translated from the coding sequence ATGACCGACAAGCAGCGCCCGGACCGGAACCTCGCCCTCGAGCTCGTCCGGGTGACGGAGGCAGCCGCGCTCGCCGCCTCACGCTGGATGGGGCGGGGCGACAAGAACGGGGCCGACGGGGCCGCCGTCGACGCGATGCGCATCGTGCTCGACAGCGTGCCGATGGACGGGATCGTCGTGATCGGCGAGGGCGAGAAGGACGAGGCCCCGATGCTGTTCAACGGCGAGCAGGTGGGTGGAGGCACCGGCCCGGCCACCGACATCGCCGTCGATCCGGTGGAGGGCACCACGCTCACCGCGCTGGGGCGCGGCAACGCCATCTCGGTGATCGCCGTGTCGGAGCGGGGCACGATGTTCAACCCCGGCCCGTGCGTCTACATGGAGAAGATCGCCGTCGGGCCCGAGGCCGTGGGTTCCGTCGACATCGCCAAGACGCCCACCGAGAACCTGCACGCGGTGGCCAAGGCCAAGGGCGAGTCGGTGCGCGACGTCACCGCCGTGATCCTCGACCGCGAGCGCCACCAGCCGCTCATCGAGGAGGTACGGGCCGCCGGGGCCCGGATCCGGTTGATCCAGGACGGCGACGTGATCGGCGCCGTGTCCACCGCCTGGCCCGACACCGGCGCCGACGTCCTCTTCGGCATCGGCGGCACCCCCGAGGGCGTCATCGCCGCGGCGGCGCTGAAGTGCATGGGCGGCGAGATCCAGGGGCGGCTGTGGCCCCGCAACGACGGCGAGCGCCGGGCCGCCCTCGACGCCGGCTACGACCTCGAGCAGGTGCTCACCACCGACGTGCTGGTGGCGGGCGACAACTGCTTCTTCGCCGTCACCGGCATCACCGACGGCGAGGTGCTCAAGGGCGTGCACTACGCCGCCGACAGCGCCACCACGCAGTCGCTGGTCATGCGCTCGAAGTCCGGCACCGTCCGCCTCGTGAGCGCCACCCACCGCCTCGCGAAGCTCGCCAACTTCTCCTCCATCGACTTCGCCTGA
- a CDS encoding J domain-containing protein, producing the protein MILAELELFHSRPIAPTRRVALGHLDLPVDSAPGFGGLLLGGVVAAKVGDLDPDLFDDLHTLTVQLERGQRVPQPRLRHRLQSDRVGLQRSVHRLVGEGERLSFELEDERGSAAQHILAAVYAASLLPHGPRSPVMAVIRKAMRWAGAMDHSLVTYLSGLTHDQAWSVQAHQDPVGWALRVLELEARCSRRTVQRRFRDLVRRAHPDHGGETVGAAARIAELTEARRVLLQSR; encoded by the coding sequence ATGATCCTGGCCGAGCTGGAGCTGTTCCATTCTCGGCCGATCGCACCCACCCGGCGGGTGGCGCTGGGGCACCTCGACCTCCCGGTCGACTCGGCTCCCGGCTTCGGTGGGCTGCTGCTGGGAGGGGTCGTCGCCGCCAAGGTGGGCGACCTCGACCCGGACCTGTTCGACGACCTGCACACCCTCACCGTGCAGCTCGAGCGGGGCCAGCGGGTGCCGCAGCCCCGGCTGCGCCACCGCCTGCAGTCCGACCGGGTGGGCCTGCAGCGCAGCGTCCACCGGCTCGTCGGCGAGGGCGAGCGGCTGTCGTTCGAGCTGGAGGACGAGAGGGGCTCGGCGGCCCAGCACATCCTCGCCGCCGTGTACGCCGCCTCGCTGCTGCCCCACGGCCCCCGGAGCCCGGTGATGGCCGTGATCCGCAAGGCGATGCGGTGGGCCGGCGCCATGGACCACAGCCTGGTCACCTACCTGTCGGGGCTGACGCACGACCAGGCGTGGTCGGTGCAGGCCCACCAGGACCCCGTCGGCTGGGCGCTCCGGGTGCTGGAGCTCGAGGCTCGGTGCAGTCGCCGCACGGTCCAGCGCCGCTTCCGCGACCTGGTGCGCCGGGCCCATCCCGACCACGGCGGCGAGACGGTGGGCGCCGCGGCCCGCATCGCCGAGCTGACCGAGGCCCGCCGGGTCCTCCTCCAGAGCCGATGA
- a CDS encoding alpha/beta family hydrolase — MTSPQAVLLFPGAGSDRNQKSLVLLEETLAPLPVARADFYYRREGRRAPDRPPKLVAAVEEEAAALVERTGVDPASVVLGGRSMGGRICSIVVADGLPAAGLVLIAYPLHPPGRPEKLRIEHLPRIEVPCLFISGTRDPFGSPDELEAHTEVIPGPVTHVWVDKVGHELKNSDQLIAETVKSWLADLG, encoded by the coding sequence ATGACGTCGCCGCAGGCCGTGCTGCTGTTCCCCGGGGCGGGGAGCGACCGGAACCAGAAGTCGTTGGTGCTCCTGGAGGAGACGTTGGCGCCGCTGCCGGTGGCCCGGGCCGACTTCTACTACCGGCGGGAGGGCCGGCGAGCGCCGGACCGGCCGCCGAAGCTGGTCGCCGCGGTGGAGGAGGAGGCGGCGGCACTGGTCGAGCGGACCGGGGTCGACCCGGCGAGCGTCGTCCTCGGCGGTCGGTCGATGGGCGGGCGCATCTGCTCGATCGTGGTGGCCGACGGACTGCCGGCGGCGGGCCTGGTGCTGATCGCCTATCCGCTGCACCCGCCGGGCAGGCCGGAGAAGCTGCGCATCGAGCACCTGCCCCGCATCGAGGTGCCGTGCCTGTTCATCTCGGGCACCCGCGACCCGTTCGGCTCGCCCGACGAGCTGGAGGCCCACACCGAGGTCATCCCCGGCCCGGTCACCCACGTGTGGGTCGACAAGGTGGGCCACGAGCTCAAGAACTCCGACCAGCTCATCGCCGAGACCGTCAAGAGCTGGCTCGCCGACCTGGGCTAG
- a CDS encoding L,D-transpeptidase yields the protein MFSWGVRRPFPAAFLVALVVVIGGGAVAACSDDESPGTGPTIAPDSAETTSTTTGADGAPPPRTSYVAQVRGDVKVWQHANSSESTTLSSTDEGSELLTFLVIDRRDDGWLEVLLPTAPAGSTGFVHTEDVFLSRHRFRIEVSLSKHEMTVYAGPLEALRAPVALGPDAPPAGTATFIKELRAPEFMNLYGSPVYGLAGAANKAEDFKAGKGVVAIHPVDVTTLGKPALAGSIGIDPAILARLTSGMTLPLGTPVDIVD from the coding sequence ATGTTCTCCTGGGGGGTCAGGCGTCCCTTCCCTGCTGCGTTCCTCGTGGCGCTCGTCGTGGTGATCGGCGGCGGCGCTGTTGCTGCCTGCTCGGACGACGAGTCGCCCGGGACGGGGCCGACCATCGCCCCCGATTCGGCCGAGACGACCAGCACCACGACGGGCGCCGACGGCGCACCACCACCCCGCACGTCGTACGTGGCCCAGGTGCGCGGCGACGTGAAGGTCTGGCAGCACGCGAACAGCTCGGAGTCGACCACCCTGTCGTCGACCGACGAGGGCAGCGAGCTGCTCACCTTCCTGGTGATCGACCGCCGGGACGACGGCTGGCTGGAGGTCCTGCTGCCGACCGCTCCCGCGGGCAGCACCGGCTTCGTCCACACGGAGGACGTGTTCCTCAGCCGGCACCGCTTCCGGATCGAGGTGTCCCTCTCGAAGCACGAGATGACCGTCTACGCCGGCCCGCTGGAAGCGCTGAGGGCGCCGGTGGCGCTCGGCCCCGACGCCCCGCCGGCCGGCACGGCGACGTTCATCAAGGAGCTGCGGGCGCCCGAGTTCATGAACCTCTACGGGAGCCCCGTCTACGGGCTGGCGGGTGCGGCCAACAAGGCCGAGGACTTCAAGGCCGGCAAGGGCGTGGTCGCGATCCACCCGGTCGACGTGACGACCCTGGGCAAGCCGGCGCTGGCCGGTTCGATCGGCATCGACCCGGCCATCCTGGCCCGCCTGACCTCCGGCATGACCCTGCCCCTGGGCACCCCGGTCGACATCGTCGACTGA
- a CDS encoding MFS transporter, with product MAGFTRTRSLDADELAVLLTPRNDIVLEHLESTNGEHEDERQFVQVEGPFEHYERRVVPLADGTVRESVDFLLPPGTWRLLLNAAVRSTLRRPPRAGGRMPWWAPSQRPDPRAAQVLGLCAALAMVTGYVGTLLSQTMTFAADEFGISDATQSNVLATARVGGILSIALTALADRRGRRKLLRLTLLICIGSDALAAVTPNLLGLTLSQVVNRGAWAAAAILLGIVVAEEMPAGARAYAISLLSMTGALGAGMALWVLPVADTGLRAWRILYAVPLLMLPLVVRCCRRLPESRRFERAHAALSMRGHYRRLALLAGSAFLLNIFIGPVTQLRAEFLRDDRGFSAAGLSLFAVLTSTPAGLGIIAGGRLADTVGRRVVGAVATAAGTALIALQFDVTGLWMWVAATVGAIIFAAHVPSVTVYGPELFPTSLRGRANGIVSITAMAGSVVGLVTAGVLVDRYDSFGTTMTLLAIAPLAMALLIALRFPETARRELEDLNPDDKSPAIATASPQEKTSPVRDSG from the coding sequence ATGGCGGGGTTCACACGCACGAGATCACTCGACGCCGACGAGCTGGCCGTCCTGCTCACACCCCGGAACGACATCGTCCTCGAACACCTCGAGTCGACCAACGGCGAGCACGAGGACGAGCGGCAGTTCGTCCAGGTCGAGGGCCCCTTCGAGCACTACGAGCGCCGGGTCGTCCCCCTCGCCGACGGGACCGTGCGCGAGTCCGTCGACTTCCTCCTCCCGCCCGGCACCTGGCGACTCCTGCTCAACGCCGCGGTGCGCTCCACCCTGCGGCGCCCACCCCGGGCCGGCGGCCGGATGCCCTGGTGGGCGCCGTCGCAGCGCCCCGACCCGCGGGCCGCCCAGGTGCTGGGCCTCTGCGCCGCCCTGGCGATGGTGACCGGCTACGTCGGCACCCTGCTCAGCCAGACGATGACCTTCGCCGCCGACGAGTTCGGCATCAGCGACGCCACCCAGAGCAACGTGCTGGCCACCGCCCGGGTGGGCGGCATCCTGTCGATCGCCCTCACGGCGCTCGCCGACCGGCGGGGCCGCCGCAAGCTCCTGCGCCTCACGCTGCTGATCTGCATCGGGTCCGACGCGCTCGCCGCGGTGACCCCGAACCTGTTGGGCCTCACGCTGAGCCAGGTCGTCAACCGGGGGGCGTGGGCGGCGGCGGCCATCCTGCTGGGCATCGTGGTCGCCGAGGAGATGCCGGCCGGCGCCCGGGCCTACGCCATCAGCCTGCTGTCTATGACGGGGGCCCTGGGTGCCGGCATGGCCCTGTGGGTCCTCCCCGTCGCCGACACCGGCCTGCGGGCCTGGCGGATCCTCTACGCGGTGCCGCTGCTGATGCTGCCGCTGGTGGTGCGGTGCTGCCGGCGGCTGCCCGAGAGCCGCCGCTTCGAGCGGGCCCACGCGGCGCTGTCGATGCGGGGGCACTACCGCCGGCTCGCCCTGCTGGCCGGCAGCGCGTTCCTGCTCAACATCTTCATCGGGCCGGTCACCCAGCTCCGGGCCGAGTTCCTGCGTGACGACCGGGGCTTCTCGGCCGCGGGCCTGTCGCTGTTCGCGGTGCTCACGTCGACGCCGGCGGGCCTCGGCATCATCGCCGGCGGCCGCCTGGCCGACACGGTGGGCCGGCGCGTCGTGGGCGCGGTGGCCACGGCGGCCGGGACGGCGCTGATCGCCCTCCAGTTCGACGTGACCGGCCTGTGGATGTGGGTGGCGGCGACGGTCGGGGCGATCATCTTCGCCGCGCACGTCCCGTCGGTCACCGTCTACGGCCCCGAGCTGTTCCCCACGTCGCTGCGGGGGCGGGCCAACGGGATCGTCAGCATCACCGCCATGGCCGGCAGCGTGGTCGGGCTGGTGACAGCCGGGGTGCTGGTCGACCGGTACGACTCGTTCGGCACCACGATGACGCTCCTGGCGATCGCCCCCCTGGCGATGGCGCTGCTGATCGCCCTGCGGTTCCCCGAGACGGCCCGGCGCGAGCTGGAGGACCTGAACCCGGACGACAAAAGTCCTGCGATCGCAACAGCTTCGCCACAGGAGAAGACGAGTCCCGTGCGGGATTCTGGCTAA
- a CDS encoding NifU family protein — MVETVKVEIEKVEQVIEVIRPAIQADNGDIHLRGVDVDTGVVSVELVGACVSCPASTVTLKAGIERILKDRVPGVTEVVDASAGVETAVSLG; from the coding sequence GTGGTCGAGACAGTGAAGGTCGAGATCGAGAAGGTCGAGCAGGTCATCGAGGTCATCCGTCCGGCCATCCAGGCCGACAACGGTGACATCCACCTGCGGGGCGTCGACGTCGACACCGGCGTCGTGAGCGTCGAGCTGGTGGGGGCCTGTGTGTCGTGCCCGGCGTCGACCGTCACCCTCAAGGCCGGCATCGAGCGGATCCTCAAGGACCGGGTTCCGGGCGTGACCGAGGTGGTCGACGCGAGCGCGGGCGTCGAGACAGCCGTCTCGCTGGGGTAG
- the meaB gene encoding methylmalonyl Co-A mutase-associated GTPase MeaB, with the protein MAVASRRSPSELLEAARDGDRASLARVLSLVERGGEPAREIGRLVVRSPGDAATVGITGAPGAGKSTLTNALLDVIRAQGQRVAVLAVDPSSPFTGGAILGDRVRMGDHALDDDVFVRSMATRGHLGGLAVAAPEAVRVLGAVGFDWVLVETVGVGQVEVEVAGQADCTVVVVNPGWGDAVQAAKAGLMEIADVFVVNKADRPGASETRGDLERILDLSVTSHDEAARPPVRLSVGTTGEGVADVWTAVGARLDHLRTSGELDERRRRRASEEITRLVAVRLMEQAHATTSGPRAAALAADVAAGKIDPWTAADDLLSS; encoded by the coding sequence GTGGCCGTCGCCAGCCGCCGTTCGCCGTCGGAGCTCCTGGAGGCGGCGCGGGACGGCGACCGGGCGTCGCTGGCGCGGGTGCTGTCGCTGGTCGAGCGGGGTGGCGAGCCCGCCCGTGAGATCGGCCGGCTGGTGGTGCGGTCGCCGGGCGACGCCGCCACCGTGGGCATCACCGGCGCTCCGGGGGCGGGGAAGTCGACGCTGACCAACGCCCTGCTCGACGTCATCCGGGCGCAGGGCCAGCGGGTGGCGGTGCTGGCGGTCGACCCGTCGTCGCCGTTCACCGGCGGCGCCATCCTGGGCGACCGGGTGCGCATGGGCGACCACGCCCTCGACGACGACGTGTTCGTCCGCTCGATGGCCACCCGCGGCCACCTGGGCGGCCTGGCCGTCGCCGCTCCCGAGGCGGTGCGGGTGCTGGGCGCGGTGGGCTTCGACTGGGTGCTGGTGGAGACCGTGGGTGTCGGGCAGGTGGAGGTCGAGGTCGCCGGTCAGGCCGACTGCACGGTCGTGGTGGTGAACCCGGGCTGGGGCGATGCGGTGCAGGCCGCCAAGGCCGGACTGATGGAGATCGCCGACGTGTTCGTGGTCAACAAGGCCGATCGTCCGGGCGCCTCGGAGACCCGTGGCGACCTGGAGCGGATCCTCGACCTGTCGGTCACGTCGCACGACGAGGCGGCGCGGCCGCCGGTGCGGCTGTCGGTCGGGACGACCGGCGAGGGCGTGGCCGACGTGTGGACCGCGGTCGGCGCTCGCCTCGACCACCTGCGGACGTCGGGCGAGCTGGACGAGCGCCGCCGACGCCGGGCGTCCGAGGAGATCACCCGCCTCGTGGCCGTGCGCCTCATGGAGCAGGCGCACGCCACCACGTCGGGCCCCCGGGCCGCGGCGCTGGCCGCCGACGTCGCCGCCGGCAAGATCGACCCCTGGACCGCGGCCGACGACCTGCTCAGCTCGTAG
- a CDS encoding enoyl-CoA hydratase-related protein, translating to MTSDESALVHLERRDDGVAVLRLDNGKVNALSTALLAELEGAATALHDDPPGAVVLTGGDRIFAAGADIKEFGGREEARRVGRAFSQALDAVSAIPRAVIAAITGAALGGGCELAMACDLRIASDRAKLGQPEILLGIIPGGGGTQRLPRLVGVSRAKDLILTGRAVSAEEALRIGLVDRVVPHDEVNSAALALAAELAQGPLAAHSMAKLAIDEGLEVTLAKGLALEQDLFAEIAGTEDAGIGVRSFLEHGPGEAKFVGR from the coding sequence ATGACCTCTGACGAGAGCGCCCTGGTCCACCTCGAACGTCGTGACGACGGTGTCGCCGTGCTGCGACTCGACAACGGGAAGGTCAACGCCCTGTCGACGGCGCTCCTGGCGGAGCTGGAGGGTGCGGCGACGGCGCTGCACGACGACCCGCCGGGCGCCGTGGTGCTCACCGGCGGCGACCGGATCTTCGCCGCCGGCGCCGACATCAAGGAGTTCGGTGGCCGGGAGGAGGCCCGCCGCGTCGGCCGGGCGTTCAGCCAGGCCCTCGACGCCGTGAGCGCCATCCCCCGGGCGGTGATCGCGGCGATCACGGGGGCGGCCCTCGGCGGTGGCTGCGAGCTGGCCATGGCCTGCGACCTGCGGATCGCCTCCGACCGGGCCAAGCTCGGTCAGCCCGAGATCCTCCTGGGGATCATCCCCGGCGGTGGCGGCACGCAGCGGCTGCCCCGGCTGGTCGGGGTCTCCCGGGCCAAGGATCTGATCCTGACGGGGCGTGCCGTCTCGGCGGAGGAGGCGCTGCGCATCGGTCTGGTCGACCGGGTGGTGCCGCACGACGAGGTCAACTCGGCGGCGTTGGCGCTGGCCGCCGAGCTGGCGCAGGGGCCGCTGGCCGCCCACAGCATGGCCAAGCTGGCGATCGACGAGGGCCTCGAGGTCACGCTCGCCAAGGGGCTCGCCCTGGAGCAGGACCTGTTCGCCGAGATCGCCGGCACCGAGGATGCCGGGATCGGCGTGCGGTCGTTCCTCGAGCACGGCCCCGGCGAGGCGAAGTTCGTCGGCCGTTAG